The following are encoded together in the Aciduricibacillus chroicocephali genome:
- a CDS encoding S-layer homology domain-containing protein, giving the protein MNKLRNWLIASITCVLLLAAGLPTVSAATFSDVKATNPHYKAVTSLSDQGIIRGYENGKFGVWNEMTRQQAAHIMVKEGKLKAPANPLEVLKPYKDVTKKNSAYLDIATVIQNGILKGSNGYFRPAANITREQAATMLVRGMRLDEIQSKKVTIHLSNVSPSHRTNVQVLANLGITKSLEDFSPAEPISRGAFATMLYKAQLAKKAGAQNGTSIRQAYEKRVVELTNKERTSRGLKALKADATLNKTAYAKSKDMLDKDYFDHNSPTYGSPFDLMKKYGVKEYKAAGENIALGYQTPEEVVDAWMKSTGHRKNILSKDYTQIGVGYEATGGYWTQHFIGK; this is encoded by the coding sequence ATGAACAAATTAAGAAATTGGTTGATTGCAAGTATTACTTGTGTACTTTTACTTGCCGCCGGACTGCCTACTGTATCAGCAGCAACTTTTTCTGATGTCAAAGCAACCAATCCGCATTACAAGGCAGTAACAAGTCTCTCGGATCAAGGTATCATACGTGGCTATGAAAATGGCAAGTTTGGTGTTTGGAATGAGATGACACGCCAGCAGGCTGCTCATATCATGGTAAAAGAGGGGAAATTAAAAGCTCCGGCGAACCCTTTGGAAGTGTTGAAACCTTATAAAGATGTTACAAAAAAAAATTCAGCTTATCTTGATATTGCTACGGTAATTCAAAACGGGATTTTGAAAGGGAGCAATGGATATTTTCGTCCGGCAGCGAACATAACACGAGAACAGGCTGCAACAATGCTAGTGCGCGGTATGAGGCTTGACGAGATTCAGTCCAAGAAAGTTACAATTCATCTGAGTAATGTGAGTCCTTCTCATCGCACAAATGTCCAGGTACTGGCAAACCTCGGTATTACTAAATCTTTGGAAGATTTTAGTCCTGCAGAACCGATTTCCAGGGGGGCATTTGCTACAATGCTCTATAAAGCCCAATTGGCTAAGAAAGCAGGTGCCCAAAATGGAACGTCAATTAGGCAGGCATATGAAAAGCGTGTTGTAGAACTGACGAATAAAGAGCGGACAAGCCGTGGGCTGAAAGCTTTGAAAGCAGATGCTACGTTAAACAAGACAGCTTATGCCAAGTCTAAGGATATGTTGGATAAAGATTATTTCGATCACAATAGTCCAACTTACGGTTCGCCATTTGATCTGATGAAGAAATATGGAGTTAAAGAATATAAGGCGGCTGGAGAAAATATTGCGCTTGGCTACCAAACTCCGGAAGAAGTTGTTGATGCTTGGATGAAGAGCACTGGCCATAGAAAAAATATTCTAAGCAAGGATTACACACAAATCGGAGTCGGCTATGAAGCGACAGGCGGGTATTGGACACAGCATTTTATCGGCAAATAA
- a CDS encoding glycerophosphodiester phosphodiesterase, with the protein MIVRGVLAGACFALLLGGCSNEKIDPSPSQEHVAKDEEKASPVFAISHRGASAYAPEHTFASYEMAENVKADYLEIDLQMTKDGKLVAMHDTTVDRTTNGTGKVKDMTLAQIKKLDAGSWFNETHSDESKLMYEGLKVPTLEEIFQRYGKKANYYIETKSPNLYPGMEEELLRLIDNYQLQEEEHGVPRIIVQSFSKKSLQNIHEKDPDLPLIQLISYREPAKISDQALSEIKGYADGIGMDYRMIDKPYIQKVRKAGLLVHPYTVNDESDMIRLIEWGADGMFTNQPDLLKKVKRNLERES; encoded by the coding sequence ATGATTGTGAGAGGAGTGCTGGCAGGTGCATGTTTTGCACTGTTGCTTGGAGGATGTTCCAATGAGAAGATAGACCCTTCACCGTCACAAGAGCATGTGGCGAAAGATGAAGAAAAGGCAAGTCCGGTATTCGCAATTTCCCATCGAGGTGCCTCTGCCTATGCACCGGAACATACTTTTGCGTCTTATGAAATGGCTGAAAATGTGAAAGCCGATTATCTGGAGATTGATCTGCAGATGACGAAAGACGGGAAGTTGGTCGCTATGCATGATACAACTGTTGATAGGACAACGAACGGGACAGGCAAGGTGAAAGACATGACATTGGCTCAAATCAAGAAGCTGGACGCCGGTTCCTGGTTTAATGAAACTCATTCTGATGAGTCGAAATTAATGTATGAAGGTTTAAAAGTGCCAACTTTAGAAGAAATTTTTCAGCGTTATGGCAAGAAAGCTAATTACTACATAGAAACGAAATCACCAAACCTCTATCCAGGAATGGAAGAAGAGCTCCTTAGGTTGATTGATAATTATCAGCTTCAGGAAGAAGAGCATGGTGTACCAAGAATTATTGTTCAATCTTTCAGCAAAAAAAGTCTTCAGAACATCCACGAAAAAGACCCGGATCTTCCCCTTATTCAGCTGATTTCCTATCGAGAGCCTGCCAAAATAAGTGATCAAGCTCTTTCTGAAATCAAGGGATATGCTGATGGCATCGGCATGGACTACCGCATGATTGACAAACCCTATATCCAGAAAGTGCGCAAGGCCGGGTTGCTTGTCCATCCCTATACAGTCAATGACGAATCGGACATGATACGGCTGATTGAATGGGGTGCTGATGGCATGTTCACGAATCAGCCCGACCTACTGAAGAAAGTGAAGAGAAATTTGGAGCGTGAATCATAA
- a CDS encoding S-layer homology domain-containing protein: MTQKKNFRKIALSTMAFSAAAVATVPAVTAAKNVSFKDVTSKSDHYDAIMALAGKGIIHGYKDGSFKPYNNVTRGQVALMLKQAKNLKIPSNRDKELGKYKDVKKVDKGLGDAIAAVSAAGVFKGQSGQFKPWSNLTREQMATVLVQAYNLKKYDTGKDVKVKLSNVSETHRENVQILANLGITTAVGNKDFRPHSPVTRAQFATFVYKAQQVVNGDKEAPVISIKGDQTVNVKYGEELKLPNVTVSDNKDQNLKINTVIKDPKGNEIDKIDTKKPGTYTVTYNAKDAAGNVAKEVTVKVVVAEEGVAVKNIKKIDGNGVTVTFEPVNKDRFDEQLTVLDNKANRIAVKPVTIAAGDTEATFKFINPVDKLEGVWSVGGKEYNFELAANVQKFRDADSQLALNNAFDKLGIAGAEAKNAAAYLEKKQSFISQADQKGEQLTVASIQAWVNQVNDEIENGAKSEALAKEVTEAVKANNDTALKNALENTAFKRVNFDWLTGNGEKNYKSAIDNQIKADGALVKNAQGIQEVINGINNAYVTEASDNLNTISDKAVLQDKKVLISKYATPNADGNLSPEVTAALKKIDQQLAVVDVVNSPTPNTLEANVRKLAELVNTNDKTVIDLDKYIPSNGKIYINKLQNAKSAEDVANAIDAGNTEAGANSVKAVQDAAQSGDADTLLTALKAYPGIKNVADNNKDVYISGGFGTAMDIQAEVDLQNFNAVKNADSADKLIAALKALGAQNVNEANKDLYFGENNSNFKTLSGETNAQRMLAVQDAIASLNKTGNTNKAVTTINQATTTTAVKEGLDALALPVYLNVPTADRLHIAEELLKVRPDSGFNSPDDIGLALVTPAEGGNPEAGIIPGYTGALDQINTLKKTSSNTEAIDLLKAAGNNTFNNLSQAKQSSAAENFLKNAEFNSDGAIKQFNTLASVNEALNAAIQQTQ, from the coding sequence ATGACTCAGAAAAAGAATTTCCGAAAGATCGCTTTGTCCACAATGGCGTTTTCTGCAGCTGCTGTAGCGACAGTTCCTGCAGTAACGGCTGCCAAGAACGTTTCGTTTAAAGACGTGACTTCAAAAAGTGATCACTATGATGCAATTATGGCACTTGCCGGAAAAGGAATAATTCACGGCTATAAGGATGGCAGTTTTAAACCGTATAACAATGTAACGCGCGGTCAGGTTGCACTCATGCTGAAGCAGGCAAAGAATTTGAAAATACCTTCTAATAGAGATAAGGAACTCGGAAAGTACAAAGATGTAAAAAAGGTTGATAAAGGGCTGGGAGATGCAATTGCAGCAGTTTCTGCGGCAGGTGTTTTTAAAGGACAAAGTGGTCAATTTAAACCTTGGTCCAATTTGACACGTGAACAGATGGCTACCGTACTCGTACAAGCTTATAATCTTAAAAAATATGATACTGGTAAAGATGTAAAAGTAAAGCTTAGCAATGTAAGTGAAACACACCGTGAAAATGTTCAGATTTTAGCTAATCTAGGAATTACAACGGCTGTCGGAAATAAAGATTTCAGGCCTCATAGTCCCGTTACACGAGCTCAGTTCGCTACATTTGTCTATAAAGCTCAGCAGGTGGTCAATGGTGACAAGGAAGCTCCTGTGATAAGCATTAAAGGCGATCAGACAGTCAATGTGAAGTACGGTGAAGAACTGAAATTGCCTAATGTGACAGTGTCTGATAATAAAGATCAAAACTTAAAAATCAATACAGTTATAAAGGACCCAAAAGGCAATGAAATAGATAAAATTGACACGAAGAAACCGGGAACATATACAGTCACTTACAATGCAAAAGATGCGGCAGGTAACGTAGCGAAAGAAGTTACAGTCAAAGTTGTTGTGGCAGAAGAGGGCGTTGCAGTTAAGAATATCAAAAAGATTGATGGGAACGGTGTAACAGTAACGTTTGAACCTGTAAATAAAGACCGCTTTGATGAACAGCTTACAGTCCTTGATAATAAAGCTAATCGCATAGCGGTTAAACCAGTTACAATTGCGGCAGGCGATACAGAGGCGACATTCAAATTTATAAATCCGGTAGACAAGCTGGAAGGTGTCTGGTCAGTTGGTGGAAAAGAGTATAACTTTGAGCTAGCGGCGAATGTACAGAAATTCAGAGATGCCGATAGCCAGCTTGCTCTCAATAATGCGTTTGACAAGCTTGGCATAGCAGGTGCAGAAGCAAAAAATGCTGCAGCATATCTCGAGAAAAAGCAGAGTTTTATTTCACAAGCAGATCAAAAGGGTGAACAACTCACAGTTGCCAGCATCCAAGCCTGGGTAAATCAGGTCAATGATGAAATCGAAAACGGTGCCAAAAGTGAAGCGCTTGCCAAAGAAGTCACAGAGGCAGTCAAGGCAAATAATGATACAGCATTGAAGAACGCTCTTGAGAACACTGCATTCAAGCGTGTTAACTTTGATTGGCTGACAGGCAACGGTGAAAAGAACTATAAGTCCGCCATTGATAATCAAATTAAAGCCGACGGAGCTCTTGTTAAAAACGCTCAAGGCATTCAAGAGGTTATTAATGGAATTAATAACGCATATGTCACAGAGGCCAGTGATAATCTGAATACCATTTCTGATAAAGCGGTGCTACAAGATAAAAAAGTGCTCATCAGCAAATATGCAACCCCGAATGCTGATGGGAATTTGAGCCCTGAAGTAACTGCTGCTCTCAAGAAAATAGATCAACAACTGGCTGTAGTGGATGTTGTGAATTCTCCAACACCGAACACACTTGAAGCAAACGTAAGGAAATTAGCTGAACTCGTCAATACGAATGATAAGACAGTCATTGATCTTGATAAATATATTCCTTCTAATGGGAAGATCTATATTAATAAATTGCAAAATGCTAAGAGTGCCGAAGATGTCGCAAATGCTATTGATGCAGGCAATACAGAAGCTGGCGCCAATAGTGTGAAAGCTGTCCAGGATGCAGCGCAATCTGGAGACGCTGATACTTTGCTTACTGCTCTTAAGGCTTACCCAGGGATCAAAAATGTCGCTGATAATAATAAAGATGTTTATATTTCAGGCGGATTTGGTACTGCAATGGACATTCAAGCAGAAGTCGACCTTCAGAACTTTAATGCTGTGAAAAATGCCGACTCTGCAGATAAGCTTATAGCAGCACTGAAAGCACTCGGTGCACAGAATGTTAATGAGGCAAATAAGGATCTCTACTTCGGCGAAAATAACAGTAATTTTAAAACTTTATCGGGTGAAACCAATGCACAACGCATGCTAGCAGTTCAAGACGCAATCGCCAGCTTGAATAAAACCGGTAATACTAATAAGGCCGTGACCACAATCAACCAAGCGACAACAACAACAGCTGTGAAAGAAGGTCTTGATGCTCTTGCACTGCCGGTGTACTTGAATGTGCCAACAGCGGATCGTTTGCATATTGCGGAAGAATTGCTCAAAGTACGTCCTGATAGTGGTTTTAACAGCCCAGACGATATAGGGCTAGCTCTGGTCACACCAGCAGAGGGAGGTAATCCTGAAGCTGGAATCATTCCGGGCTATACAGGTGCTTTGGATCAGATCAATACTTTGAAGAAAACATCTTCCAACACAGAAGCAATTGATTTGCTAAAAGCTGCAGGTAATAATACCTTCAACAACCTGTCTCAAGCTAAACAGTCATCAGCTGCGGAAAACTTCCTGAAAAATGCAGAATTCAATAGTGACGGTGCAATTAAGCAATTCAACACACTTGCATCGGTCAACGAAGCTCTAAATGCAGCAATCCAGCAAACACAATAA
- a CDS encoding MarR family winged helix-turn-helix transcriptional regulator, which yields MELHDMLEMESELRKIAQRITHEWKCHVGGKFSRTEVLVMYRLMTEGRQRASQLAECLSITTGGLTGITDRLVQGGYIERKRDTEDRRVVYLSIAEPGKQELYKMREARETFVHNVFKDFTTDELGQLKLVASKLLNNLDSMSQAKALD from the coding sequence TTGGAGCTTCATGACATGCTTGAAATGGAAAGCGAACTGCGCAAGATCGCCCAGCGCATTACTCATGAATGGAAATGCCATGTCGGCGGGAAATTCTCGCGTACGGAAGTGCTCGTCATGTATCGGCTTATGACTGAAGGAAGACAGCGAGCCTCTCAACTTGCCGAATGTCTTTCCATCACAACAGGCGGACTGACAGGCATTACCGATCGGCTCGTCCAAGGCGGCTATATTGAACGCAAGCGCGATACCGAGGATCGTCGTGTCGTCTATCTCAGTATTGCTGAACCTGGCAAACAAGAGCTTTATAAAATGCGAGAAGCACGGGAAACATTCGTACACAACGTGTTTAAAGACTTTACAACAGATGAGCTTGGCCAGTTAAAATTGGTTGCCTCTAAACTCCTCAACAATCTTGACTCCATGAGCCAAGCCAAGGCGCTTGACTGA
- a CDS encoding alanine/glycine:cation symporter family protein, producing the protein MEFIDTLFKISDFIWAYVLIAVLIGVGLWFTFATKFVQFRMLPEMFRVLFEKETVKGKKEKKGTTAFQAFAISAASRVGTGNLAGVATAVASGGPGALFWMWILALIGSASGFIESTLAQVFKVSGRHGFRGGPAYYIEKGLNMRWLGVVFAVVITITYGLVFNSVQANSISLAFSGEYHINKWIIAGILVVLTALVIFGGLKSIAHVSQLIVPIMAILYIGIALYVLVVNITEIPTMFKLIFENAFGIRQIAGGGFGAAIMYGIKRGLFSNEAGMGSAPNAAATADVSHPAKQGLIQALGVFFDTILVCSATGFIILTAGGYEGKKLEGIQITQNAFAHHIGSWSGLFVAIAILLFAYSSVLGNYYYGESNISYIRESKVGMFIYRIVVLLMVMFGAVASFDVVWDLADFTMAIMALINLYAIVCLSPIAIRVLKDYTKQRKAGKDPHFSKSVLDQKHRSGVTQWGDAVSENEEK; encoded by the coding sequence ATGGAATTCATTGACACGCTTTTTAAAATTAGTGATTTCATTTGGGCATATGTCCTAATTGCAGTTCTAATAGGCGTTGGACTTTGGTTCACGTTTGCTACAAAATTCGTCCAGTTCAGAATGCTGCCTGAAATGTTCCGTGTCCTGTTTGAAAAGGAAACGGTAAAAGGCAAGAAGGAGAAGAAAGGTACGACGGCTTTCCAGGCTTTCGCCATCAGTGCTGCTTCACGGGTTGGTACAGGGAATCTTGCAGGTGTGGCTACAGCGGTTGCTTCAGGTGGTCCGGGCGCTCTGTTCTGGATGTGGATTCTTGCATTAATCGGCTCAGCCTCAGGATTTATTGAAAGTACGTTGGCTCAGGTGTTCAAAGTATCCGGTCGCCATGGTTTCCGGGGCGGTCCGGCCTACTATATTGAAAAAGGTCTTAATATGCGCTGGCTCGGAGTTGTTTTCGCGGTTGTTATTACAATTACTTATGGACTTGTGTTCAACTCGGTTCAGGCGAATTCCATTAGCCTTGCATTCAGTGGTGAATATCACATTAATAAGTGGATCATCGCAGGAATTCTTGTTGTCTTAACAGCTCTTGTTATTTTTGGCGGTTTGAAGAGCATCGCTCATGTATCGCAGCTGATTGTACCAATCATGGCAATTCTCTACATCGGGATTGCTCTGTATGTGCTCGTTGTGAACATTACTGAAATTCCTACGATGTTCAAGCTTATTTTTGAAAATGCGTTCGGTATCCGGCAAATTGCCGGTGGAGGTTTTGGTGCTGCGATCATGTACGGAATCAAACGCGGCCTCTTCTCCAATGAAGCTGGTATGGGTAGTGCGCCAAATGCGGCAGCAACTGCAGATGTATCCCATCCGGCCAAGCAAGGTCTGATTCAGGCACTTGGTGTTTTCTTTGATACGATTCTCGTCTGCAGTGCAACAGGCTTTATCATCCTGACAGCAGGTGGTTACGAAGGAAAAAAATTGGAAGGAATCCAAATTACACAGAATGCATTTGCACATCATATCGGCAGTTGGTCCGGTTTATTTGTAGCTATAGCTATTTTGCTATTTGCTTATAGTTCTGTTCTTGGGAACTATTACTATGGAGAAAGCAACATCTCCTATATTCGCGAAAGCAAGGTTGGCATGTTTATCTACCGTATTGTCGTACTGCTTATGGTCATGTTCGGAGCAGTTGCATCGTTTGATGTTGTCTGGGACCTTGCTGACTTTACAATGGCGATCATGGCTTTGATCAACCTGTATGCGATTGTCTGCTTGTCCCCAATTGCTATTAGAGTTCTAAAAGACTATACGAAACAGCGCAAAGCTGGAAAAGATCCGCATTTCAGCAAGTCTGTGCTCGATCAGAAACATCGTTCTGGCGTAACTCAGTGGGGCGATGCAGTATCTGAAAATGAAGAAAAGTAA
- a CDS encoding ABC1 kinase family protein, with the protein MSINKGLRHTKRLQEILNAFLRNGLSHFLHRIGLTNRVKDEEADPEINMNTKDIGVKLRRSLQELGPAFIKLGQMASTRRDFVPEEIAHELEKLQDEVESISFEKIRSIVEQELGNSLENLFKSFSEIPLATASIGQVHLAELHTGEHVAIKVQRPDIKPIVENDLEILHGITGLMESRLKWAKNYHLQKRLDEFADSLREELDYRIEGRNCDRISKQFEKDKTVHIPKIYWEFTTKNVLTMERIQGIKVTNVAKLEAAGLNRKLIAKRLADSIFQQVLMAGTFHGDPHAGNIFVMPGNVISYIDFGMVGKMSEDLRYHFVSLLLDLKKGDSRGIINTFQKMDILEDEENTYSLQKDLDMLIAKYYDVSLSNISLGNVMGEIFVIAYRNKVQLPEGITLLGKAILTMEDIMDKLDPSFSIMKAVEPFAEKLVKERYRPDNIARHAWDRMLEDTEILFSLPRNLRDIMGLVKKGKIRLDINVTELQTLLLRMDKISNRVSFSIILLAFSILMAGLIIGASISGQTTMLWRLPVIEIGSIIASLMFLFMVFSIFRSGRM; encoded by the coding sequence ATGTCCATCAATAAAGGATTGCGGCATACGAAACGGCTGCAGGAGATTCTAAACGCTTTTTTGCGAAATGGTCTGAGCCACTTCCTGCATCGGATCGGATTGACAAACCGGGTAAAAGACGAAGAAGCAGATCCGGAAATAAATATGAACACAAAGGATATCGGCGTTAAATTGAGACGTTCTCTCCAAGAACTCGGGCCTGCTTTCATTAAGCTTGGTCAGATGGCAAGCACACGGAGAGACTTTGTCCCTGAAGAGATTGCACATGAGCTCGAAAAACTGCAGGATGAAGTTGAATCCATCTCTTTTGAAAAGATTCGCTCAATTGTGGAACAGGAACTTGGCAATAGCCTTGAGAATCTATTTAAAAGCTTTAGTGAAATTCCGCTTGCCACAGCATCCATAGGCCAAGTGCATCTTGCAGAACTTCATACAGGTGAACATGTTGCGATTAAAGTCCAGCGTCCGGATATTAAGCCAATTGTCGAGAACGACCTGGAAATTCTTCACGGCATCACTGGTTTAATGGAATCACGCCTTAAATGGGCGAAAAATTATCACCTCCAGAAGCGGCTTGATGAGTTCGCCGACTCTCTCCGTGAAGAGTTGGATTATCGGATAGAAGGTCGTAATTGCGACCGAATCAGCAAACAATTCGAGAAAGATAAAACCGTCCACATTCCGAAGATCTACTGGGAATTCACGACTAAAAACGTCCTCACGATGGAAAGAATTCAGGGAATTAAAGTGACCAATGTTGCGAAACTCGAAGCAGCCGGACTAAACCGAAAATTGATCGCCAAAAGGCTCGCTGACTCCATCTTCCAGCAAGTCCTCATGGCTGGCACCTTCCACGGCGATCCCCATGCGGGCAATATTTTTGTCATGCCGGGAAATGTAATATCCTATATCGACTTTGGGATGGTCGGCAAAATGAGTGAAGACTTGCGCTATCATTTCGTCTCGCTTCTGCTTGACCTGAAAAAAGGGGACTCACGAGGAATCATCAATACGTTTCAGAAGATGGATATCCTTGAAGACGAAGAGAATACATACTCGCTTCAGAAAGACTTGGATATGCTTATTGCGAAGTACTATGACGTTTCCCTGAGTAATATCAGTCTCGGCAATGTGATGGGGGAAATCTTCGTAATTGCTTACCGCAATAAAGTCCAGTTGCCTGAAGGAATTACCCTTCTTGGAAAAGCCATTTTGACGATGGAAGATATTATGGACAAGCTCGATCCTTCCTTCAGCATTATGAAAGCTGTCGAACCGTTCGCTGAGAAGTTAGTGAAAGAACGCTACCGTCCAGACAATATTGCCCGTCATGCATGGGACCGCATGCTCGAAGATACAGAAATTCTCTTCAGCCTGCCAAGAAACCTAAGGGACATCATGGGGCTTGTAAAGAAGGGCAAAATCCGATTAGACATCAATGTGACCGAATTGCAAACCTTGCTGCTAAGAATGGATAAAATCAGCAATAGAGTATCTTTCAGTATTATTCTGCTCGCCTTCAGCATCCTCATGGCAGGACTCATTATTGGGGCTTCCATTTCCGGACAGACGACAATGCTCTGGCGCCTGCCTGTCATTGAAATCGGCTCGATTATAGCAAGCCTCATGTTCCTTTTCATGGTCTTCTCGATATTCAGATCGGGGAGAATGTGA
- a CDS encoding SH3 domain-containing protein, whose amino-acid sequence MRSNRGKAILALLFVFILSLFNNTTEAEATKTKTGHVDIKSGVLNVRSGPGTNYKVIGTVNKNAKLTIYSETKNGWAETRLNNKKGYASKEFLRFYKKISNAEAKKITDKVIKTQRKVNITSKALTKKQIHKTMSPSFTKNYINKYIKYDQIAVGKNKNGETLYQAPGTDNPYYYIWDFYWKTNAPYIPTLPTVKYYEKTTKNTYM is encoded by the coding sequence ATGAGATCAAATCGAGGAAAAGCTATTCTGGCACTTTTATTTGTATTCATTCTATCCCTTTTCAATAATACTACTGAAGCTGAAGCTACAAAGACTAAAACAGGACATGTTGATATCAAGTCCGGTGTTCTTAATGTACGGAGCGGACCAGGTACGAACTATAAAGTAATCGGAACGGTCAACAAAAATGCTAAGCTAACCATTTATTCGGAGACAAAAAACGGATGGGCCGAGACAAGACTGAACAATAAAAAAGGCTATGCCTCAAAAGAATTCTTAAGATTTTATAAGAAAATATCTAATGCAGAGGCCAAGAAAATTACCGATAAAGTGATTAAAACACAAAGAAAAGTGAACATTACCAGCAAAGCTTTGACAAAGAAACAGATCCATAAAACGATGTCACCGAGCTTCACGAAAAATTATATTAACAAGTACATCAAATATGACCAAATCGCTGTAGGGAAAAACAAAAACGGAGAAACCCTTTACCAAGCACCCGGAACCGACAATCCTTACTACTATATTTGGGATTTTTACTGGAAGACGAATGCCCCCTACATCCCTACCCTCCCAACCGTTAAATATTATGAAAAAACAACAAAGAATACATATATGTAA
- a CDS encoding DHA2 family efflux MFS transporter permease subunit, with amino-acid sequence MTETAPAAQSANIRKGPILTVILLGAFVSLLNQTLMNVALPSIMTDLNIGESTAQWITTGFMLVNGVLIPITAFLMEKFSTRQLFITAITLFTIGTLICGIAPDFLTLMTGRVIQAIGAGIIMPLLTTVVLALFPVEKRGGAMGLIGIAMIFAPAVGPTLSGFIVENYTWRVLFYTILPIAIIDIIIAVIFLRNVTERKSPKIDVLAVILSTVGFGGILYGSSTAGSHGWTSAKVLVTIIIGFISLALFVIRELRSERPMLDFRVFKSGIFSLTTVINVALTVAMFAPMLLIPLYLQNVLGISPLHSGLMLMPGAVVMGIMSPITGKAFDKIGARPLAILGLAITTVTTYMLTQLTDHTSYGYLIGVYTVRMFGMSMIMMPIMTAGLNQLPPRLHPHGTAMVNTVRSVAGAIGTAVLVTLMTNKAKDSIKDIIISHKFNPQDKADMLHAQNLAMVNGINHAFMVSAVFAVIALVLSFFIKRGRTHQDENTEFNSNKPATNE; translated from the coding sequence ATGACAGAAACAGCACCGGCGGCACAATCAGCCAACATTCGCAAAGGGCCGATTCTTACAGTCATCCTGCTCGGCGCTTTTGTTTCGCTGCTGAACCAGACGCTGATGAACGTAGCCCTTCCTTCCATCATGACAGATTTGAACATTGGTGAGAGTACTGCCCAATGGATTACAACGGGCTTCATGCTCGTAAACGGTGTACTTATCCCGATTACTGCCTTCCTCATGGAAAAGTTCTCGACCAGACAGCTATTCATCACAGCGATCACCCTATTCACAATCGGAACACTCATTTGTGGTATTGCACCTGACTTCCTCACTTTGATGACCGGCCGTGTCATTCAGGCAATTGGAGCTGGCATCATCATGCCACTTCTGACGACTGTTGTCCTCGCACTCTTCCCTGTTGAGAAACGCGGCGGCGCAATGGGTCTAATTGGTATTGCAATGATCTTTGCACCAGCAGTTGGCCCGACACTATCCGGATTCATTGTCGAAAACTATACTTGGAGAGTCCTGTTCTATACGATTCTTCCAATTGCTATTATCGATATCATCATCGCGGTGATATTCTTGCGAAACGTAACAGAACGCAAATCACCTAAAATTGATGTTTTGGCAGTTATCCTTTCCACTGTCGGTTTTGGTGGTATTCTTTATGGTTCAAGTACAGCTGGTTCACATGGCTGGACGAGTGCAAAAGTGCTTGTAACGATTATCATCGGTTTTATCAGTTTGGCGCTCTTCGTCATTCGCGAATTGAGATCAGAACGTCCGATGTTGGACTTCCGTGTTTTCAAAAGCGGTATCTTCTCTCTGACAACCGTCATTAACGTTGCATTGACTGTTGCCATGTTCGCACCGATGCTCCTTATTCCGCTCTATTTGCAAAATGTGCTTGGTATCAGCCCGCTCCATTCTGGACTAATGCTCATGCCAGGAGCAGTTGTGATGGGGATCATGTCGCCAATTACAGGTAAGGCATTTGATAAAATCGGTGCCCGTCCGCTTGCCATCTTAGGTCTTGCGATTACAACTGTAACAACATATATGCTGACACAGTTGACTGATCATACGTCTTACGGCTACCTGATTGGTGTATACACTGTTCGCATGTTCGGTATGTCCATGATTATGATGCCGATCATGACAGCAGGTCTTAACCAGCTTCCGCCACGTTTGCACCCTCATGGTACGGCAATGGTGAACACGGTCCGTTCCGTTGCTGGTGCGATTGGTACAGCAGTCCTTGTCACACTCATGACAAATAAAGCGAAAGACAGTATTAAAGACATCATCATTTCGCACAAGTTTAACCCGCAAGATAAAGCAGATATGCTGCATGCTCAGAATCTCGCTATGGTGAACGGAATCAACCATGCCTTCATGGTTTCCGCTGTGTTTGCCGTCATCGCGCTCGTACTTAGCTTCTTTATTAAGCGTGGACGTACACACCAAGATGAGAACACTGAATTCAACAGCAACAAACCAGCAACAAACGAATAA